The Sporosarcina luteola genome contains a region encoding:
- a CDS encoding DUF1850 domain-containing protein — protein sequence MKRKKVILPILLSALLVAFVSLFLPIHKVFTFTEYRTEHPQTYYLKMGDDREFQIRYVHSIFLTDVIESYRVTDQHAIQSLSMQYEDVGIGLPGYAEEGESLSVKDGMYTLTYDDNIIQSFVLFVGDVNADLAFRYKGHEVNLKSYLTRGKSYTFRVQRQSFYQLLKGVNLNG from the coding sequence ATGAAAAGGAAGAAAGTGATCCTCCCCATTCTGCTATCTGCATTATTGGTCGCCTTCGTCTCTCTATTCCTGCCGATACATAAGGTGTTCACCTTCACTGAATATCGTACTGAGCATCCGCAAACCTATTATCTCAAGATGGGGGATGACCGGGAGTTTCAAATTCGATATGTACACTCCATTTTTCTGACTGATGTCATTGAGTCCTACCGGGTCACTGATCAACACGCTATCCAATCACTGTCCATGCAATACGAGGATGTTGGGATCGGCTTGCCAGGGTATGCCGAAGAAGGAGAGTCATTGTCAGTCAAGGATGGAATGTATACGCTTACTTATGATGACAATATTATTCAATCATTTGTCCTCTTTGTTGGGGATGTGAATGCAGATTTAGCTTTCCGGTATAAAGGGCATGAAGTGAACTTGAAAAGCTATTTGACTAGAGGAAAATCGTACACATTTCGTGTGCAGCGCCAATCATTCTACCAATTGTTGAAAGGAGTAAATTTGAATGGCTAA